The following coding sequences lie in one Anaerohalosphaeraceae bacterium genomic window:
- the rpsU gene encoding 30S ribosomal protein S21, with amino-acid sequence MIKVKARAGESVQQMVKRFKKMCEKEGLIRDIKRNSYYEKPSERNRRKRRKSQRMARLFSSMNL; translated from the coding sequence ATGATTAAAGTGAAGGCCAGAGCAGGCGAGAGCGTTCAACAGATGGTCAAGCGGTTCAAAAAGATGTGCGAGAAAGAGGGACTGATTCGCGACATCAAGCGAAACAGTTATTATGAGAAGCCCTCGGAACGCAACCGCCGCAAACGCCGCAAATCACAGCGGATGGCTCGTCTGTTCAGCTCAATGAATCTTTAA
- the nadC gene encoding carboxylating nicotinate-nucleotide diphosphorylase, producing the protein MRNVRPLLELAVKEDYGKGDPTSMLTVSEKKMGRESLVTREEIIVCGMDIVQEVLRMYDPRLTLKVLIPDGHRANVADRLGIIEGPLRAMHSAERVVLNFLQRLCGISTMTWKFVSAIRGTRARIYDTRKTIPGWRELEKYAVRCGGGYNHRMNLGEMVMFKDNHLADLGERFEVKLRELVRKARQIPTVKSVIVEVDHVDDQLDRVLPIPGIDIILLDNMGQWQLKHAVEMRNKMCGRRPLLEASGGITLHNVRSIASCGVDRIAVGAITHSAVAVDIGLDR; encoded by the coding sequence ATGAGAAATGTACGGCCCCTGCTCGAGCTGGCGGTCAAAGAGGATTACGGCAAGGGCGATCCGACCAGCATGCTCACCGTCAGCGAAAAAAAGATGGGGCGGGAAAGTCTGGTGACCCGCGAAGAGATTATCGTTTGCGGGATGGATATTGTTCAGGAAGTCCTCCGAATGTATGATCCGCGGCTGACTCTGAAGGTGCTGATACCGGATGGGCATCGGGCCAACGTCGCCGACCGGCTGGGTATTATTGAAGGGCCTCTGCGGGCCATGCACAGTGCCGAGCGTGTTGTCCTGAATTTTCTTCAGCGTCTCTGCGGCATCAGCACGATGACCTGGAAATTCGTATCGGCCATTCGCGGAACTCGCGCCAGGATTTACGATACACGCAAGACCATTCCCGGCTGGCGGGAACTGGAAAAATACGCCGTTCGCTGCGGCGGCGGATACAATCACCGGATGAATCTGGGCGAGATGGTGATGTTCAAGGATAACCATCTGGCTGATTTGGGCGAGCGGTTCGAAGTCAAACTTCGCGAACTGGTCCGCAAGGCCCGCCAGATTCCCACCGTCAAATCCGTCATTGTGGAAGTAGACCATGTCGATGACCAGCTGGACCGCGTGCTGCCGATACCGGGGATTGATATTATTCTGCTGGATAATATGGGCCAGTGGCAGCTCAAACATGCCGTCGAAATGCGAAATAAAATGTGCGGTCGAAGACCGCTGCTGGAGGCCAGCGGCGGCATTACGCTCCACAATGTGCGCAGCATAGCCAGCTGCGGAGTTGACCGAATTGCCGTCGGAGCCATTACGCATTCTGCGGTGGCGGTCGATATCGGCCTGGACCGATGA
- a CDS encoding helix-turn-helix transcriptional regulator, giving the protein MKREKSKNGLALLHEKFIKGDKRRLAELEAEREKIKIAEQVYALRQQMGLTQKQLADLIGTTQSVISRLESADYENERLKTLQKLAAALQCKLEVRFVPQSQKVCT; this is encoded by the coding sequence ATGAAGAGAGAGAAATCTAAAAATGGTCTTGCCCTTTTGCATGAAAAGTTTATCAAGGGCGATAAAAGACGTCTCGCGGAGCTTGAAGCCGAACGAGAAAAGATAAAAATTGCTGAACAAGTCTATGCACTGCGTCAACAAATGGGCTTGACCCAAAAGCAGCTGGCCGATTTGATTGGGACAACTCAGTCTGTCATCAGCCGGCTCGAAAGTGCGGATTACGAAAATGAACGGCTCAAAACACTCCAAAAGCTTGCCGCCGCTCTGCAGTGCAAATTGGAGGTCAGATTCGTCCCCCAATCACAAAAAGTTTGCACATGA
- a CDS encoding biotin--[acetyl-CoA-carboxylase] ligase — protein MSMHQYELLNADRIRQGLQTAHIGRRLLVFEEVSSTNDIVWDSVGSPDADGLCVFAERQTAGRGRRGRIWHSTAGQSLLFSILLKGGHLSADLLVLASAAAVAETLSALSVPSVQIKWPNDILIAGKKVCGILCESKTVHSRLWFAVGIGINVCQERLFFEQNDLGDSATSLALETARPFERNGLAASLLNALDHWFSISRYAPQQVIEVWKRYNRQIGSPIRILENQQEFCGTCLDIDPAQGLLVQLNHGPVRFFHAANCTVIP, from the coding sequence ATGAGTATGCACCAATATGAACTACTGAATGCAGACCGAATCCGGCAGGGGCTCCAGACCGCTCATATCGGACGCCGTCTGCTTGTCTTCGAGGAGGTTTCCAGCACCAATGATATCGTCTGGGATTCTGTCGGAAGCCCCGATGCGGATGGATTGTGTGTTTTTGCTGAACGGCAGACGGCCGGTCGGGGCCGGCGGGGACGCATCTGGCACAGCACGGCAGGGCAGTCCCTCCTGTTTTCCATTTTGCTCAAAGGGGGGCATTTGAGTGCGGATTTGCTGGTTCTGGCCTCTGCCGCCGCCGTTGCTGAAACCCTGTCGGCTCTGTCCGTTCCCTCGGTCCAGATTAAATGGCCCAATGATATTTTGATTGCCGGCAAAAAAGTCTGCGGGATTTTGTGCGAATCCAAAACCGTTCACTCCCGGCTATGGTTTGCAGTCGGCATCGGCATCAATGTCTGTCAGGAGCGTCTTTTCTTTGAGCAGAACGATTTGGGAGATTCCGCCACCAGTCTGGCCCTCGAAACAGCCCGGCCTTTCGAACGGAACGGGTTGGCGGCTTCACTTCTGAATGCCCTGGACCACTGGTTCAGCATCAGCCGCTATGCCCCGCAGCAGGTTATCGAAGTCTGGAAACGCTACAATCGGCAAATCGGCAGTCCGATTCGAATCCTCGAAAATCAGCAGGAATTCTGCGGGACTTGTCTGGACATCGACCCGGCTCAGGGGCTTCTCGTTCAGCTCAATCACGGTCCTGTCCGCTTTTTCCACGCCGCCAACTGTACCGTCATTCCTTGA
- a CDS encoding type II toxin-antitoxin system RelE/ParE family toxin: MVLGVWYNDKSFSFFLELLSQICDIIEEGIRKGNRMPRTEIILFKDDDGSVPLIEWLEEQSEKVRIKCLARIEELQERGYELRRPTADFLERGIYELRVKVGTVHYRIFYAFCGRNVVLLSHGCTKEKFVPQKEIDRAIENLNKYRRNPIAHSANNRDIKI, from the coding sequence GTGGTTCTGGGGGTATGGTACAATGATAAAAGCTTCAGTTTTTTTCTTGAACTATTATCGCAAATATGCGATATTATAGAGGAAGGAATCCGGAAAGGGAATAGGATGCCCCGAACTGAAATAATTCTTTTCAAGGATGATGATGGCTCTGTTCCGTTGATTGAGTGGCTTGAAGAGCAAAGTGAAAAAGTCCGGATTAAATGCCTGGCAAGAATCGAGGAACTTCAGGAACGAGGATATGAGTTGCGCAGACCGACGGCAGATTTTTTGGAGCGGGGCATCTATGAATTGCGGGTGAAGGTCGGAACCGTTCACTATCGCATTTTTTATGCTTTCTGCGGTCGAAATGTCGTGCTTTTATCCCACGGCTGTACAAAAGAGAAGTTTGTTCCTCAAAAAGAAATTGACCGGGCTATAGAAAACCTGAACAAATATCGGCGTAATCCGATTGCTCATTCGGCAAATAACAGGGATATTAAGATATGA
- a CDS encoding helix-hairpin-helix domain-containing protein has translation MPAVIAKPDTVEKLRILSSDAQYDLACACGTTRPEEHRKRGLDGRWIYPVTLPNGGTSVLFKTLLSNVCSNDCKYCPLRNDRDLRRCTLTVDETCRVFLEYYHQKKVFGLFLSSGVIGTPDRTMDLLNGIAETLRKKYQFRGYIHLKIIPGASPAAIEKALSLATAVSLNIETPGAEYLSKLSSRKDFVKDIVEPLKLISRLTAKGARYAGVKQTTQFIVGAADEPDEKIVRYMFGLYKRLRLQRVYFSAYQQGLGASDLPAERTLTNPADVLTREHRLYQADFLIRKYGFEESDFHFGPDGRLPLDKDPKELWATRHPEFFPVNINRACREELLRVPGLGPITVNRIVELRKSGRIQRLEDIGKPTKLLQKASGYICF, from the coding sequence ATGCCGGCGGTCATTGCCAAGCCCGATACCGTTGAAAAACTGCGGATTTTGTCCAGTGATGCTCAATATGACCTGGCCTGTGCCTGCGGGACGACGCGCCCCGAAGAGCACCGCAAACGCGGCCTCGACGGACGCTGGATTTATCCGGTGACCCTGCCCAACGGAGGCACCAGCGTCTTATTTAAGACCCTCCTGTCCAATGTTTGTTCAAACGACTGCAAATATTGCCCGCTTCGGAACGACCGGGACCTTCGCCGCTGCACCCTGACTGTTGACGAAACCTGTCGGGTGTTTCTCGAGTATTATCACCAAAAGAAGGTCTTCGGTCTCTTTTTGAGCAGCGGGGTGATCGGCACGCCGGACCGGACGATGGACCTTTTGAACGGGATTGCCGAGACGCTTCGAAAAAAATATCAGTTCCGAGGCTACATCCATTTGAAAATCATCCCAGGTGCCAGTCCTGCCGCCATTGAAAAAGCCCTTTCTTTGGCGACCGCTGTGTCGTTGAATATTGAAACCCCCGGAGCGGAGTATCTTTCCAAACTCTCTTCCCGAAAAGATTTTGTGAAGGACATCGTCGAACCGCTCAAGCTCATCAGCCGACTGACGGCCAAGGGGGCCCGCTATGCCGGGGTCAAGCAGACGACCCAATTTATTGTAGGGGCGGCCGATGAGCCGGATGAAAAGATTGTCCGGTATATGTTCGGTCTGTATAAGCGGCTTCGGCTTCAGCGGGTTTATTTCAGTGCCTATCAGCAGGGGCTGGGGGCTTCGGATTTGCCTGCGGAGCGAACCCTGACAAATCCGGCGGATGTTCTCACTCGGGAGCATCGGCTTTATCAGGCGGATTTTCTGATTCGAAAATACGGATTTGAAGAGTCGGATTTCCACTTTGGGCCGGACGGCCGTCTGCCGCTCGATAAAGACCCAAAAGAATTGTGGGCCACCCGTCATCCGGAATTCTTTCCGGTCAATATCAATCGAGCCTGCCGAGAAGAGCTGCTACGGGTACCCGGATTGGGGCCTATTACGGTAAACCGGATAGTGGAACTCCGTAAATCGGGGAGGATTCAGCGGCTTGAAGACATTGGAAAGCCGACAAAGCTGCTCCAGAAGGCATCCGGCTATATTTGTTTCTAA
- the uvrB gene encoding excinuclease ABC subunit UvrB — MSVFTLKSSFEPRGDQPQAIQKLTEGIHNGRRYQTLLGVTGSGKTFTMANVIERVGLPTLVISHNKTLAAQLYEEFRELFPDNAVEYFVSYYDYYQPEAYIPQRDIYIEKDASRNDELDRLRLSATTSLMSRRDVIIVASVSCIFGLGSPEDYQASVIGVRVGDTLDRNELLGRLADLQYNRNDLDFARGTFRVRGDVVELWPSYESYGVRFEFFGDEVEAIRYIHPVSAQVLADEQQVFIYPAKHYVLPAERIETACRSIEEELQQRLLELRHEGKLLEAQRLEARTRYDLEMIREVGYCSGIENYARHMAGLKPGARPYTLLDYFPEDFLLFIDESHVTIPQLRAMYHGDRHRKEVLVEHGFRLPSALDNRPLRFEEFQERWKYVIFVSATPAPYELQLCGGQVVEQIIRPTGLVDPEIFVHPASDQIPHLIGEIEKRIKAGQRVLVTTLTKRLAEDLSAYLASKGIRCRYLHSEIQTLERVEILRDLRTGEFDVLVGINLLREGLDLPEVSMVAILDADKEGFLRSETSLIQTIGRTARNVDATVWLYADTITPSMQKAIDETRRRRTMQLEYNARHGITPQTIRKEIQRGLAEQLRARQAAREAVGLEDREYDRVELIAQLEKEMLEAAEQLEFERAARLRDQIRQLKEMPIFEAGKNRAGGRRGSPAGRKKQN; from the coding sequence ATGTCTGTTTTTACGCTGAAAAGTTCGTTTGAGCCCCGAGGGGATCAGCCGCAGGCCATCCAGAAGCTTACCGAAGGAATTCACAACGGTCGGCGGTATCAAACCCTTTTGGGGGTTACCGGCAGCGGCAAGACCTTTACGATGGCCAATGTGATTGAGCGGGTGGGACTGCCGACGCTGGTTATTTCTCACAACAAAACGCTGGCCGCTCAGCTGTATGAGGAATTTCGTGAGCTGTTTCCCGACAACGCTGTAGAATACTTCGTCAGTTATTATGACTATTACCAGCCCGAGGCCTACATTCCGCAGCGTGATATTTACATAGAAAAAGACGCCTCTCGCAATGATGAGTTAGACCGGCTGCGGCTGTCGGCTACCACCAGTCTGATGAGCCGCCGGGATGTTATTATCGTAGCCAGTGTGTCCTGCATTTTCGGGCTGGGCAGTCCGGAGGATTATCAGGCAAGCGTCATCGGCGTGCGGGTGGGGGACACGCTGGACCGCAATGAACTGCTCGGCCGGCTGGCGGATTTGCAGTACAACCGAAACGATTTGGATTTCGCCCGCGGAACGTTTCGGGTGCGCGGCGATGTCGTCGAACTGTGGCCGTCCTATGAATCATACGGCGTCCGCTTTGAGTTTTTCGGAGACGAAGTGGAGGCCATTCGCTACATCCATCCGGTCAGTGCGCAGGTGCTGGCGGATGAGCAGCAGGTCTTTATCTATCCGGCCAAGCATTATGTTCTGCCGGCGGAACGGATTGAAACGGCCTGCCGAAGCATCGAGGAGGAGCTTCAGCAGCGGCTCCTTGAACTTCGCCACGAAGGCAAACTGCTCGAAGCCCAGCGATTGGAGGCCCGGACCCGTTATGATTTGGAGATGATTCGCGAGGTCGGCTACTGCAGCGGCATCGAGAACTATGCTCGGCATATGGCCGGTCTGAAACCCGGAGCCCGACCCTATACACTGCTGGATTATTTCCCGGAAGATTTTCTGCTGTTCATCGATGAATCGCACGTGACCATTCCGCAGCTGCGGGCGATGTATCACGGCGACAGGCACCGCAAGGAAGTGCTGGTGGAGCACGGTTTTCGCCTGCCCAGTGCGCTGGATAACCGTCCGCTGCGGTTTGAGGAGTTTCAGGAACGCTGGAAGTATGTGATTTTTGTCTCTGCCACACCGGCACCGTATGAGCTGCAGCTTTGCGGCGGTCAGGTTGTGGAACAGATTATTCGTCCGACCGGTCTGGTCGACCCGGAGATTTTCGTCCATCCGGCCTCCGACCAGATTCCGCATTTAATCGGCGAAATAGAAAAGCGCATCAAAGCAGGCCAGCGTGTGCTTGTGACCACGCTTACCAAACGGCTGGCGGAGGATTTGTCTGCGTATCTGGCCTCCAAAGGGATTCGCTGCCGATACCTGCACAGTGAAATCCAGACCCTCGAACGGGTGGAGATTCTGCGGGATCTGCGGACGGGCGAATTCGACGTTCTGGTCGGCATCAATCTGCTTCGGGAGGGGCTGGACTTGCCGGAAGTGTCGATGGTGGCGATTCTCGATGCTGATAAAGAGGGGTTCCTGCGGAGCGAAACCTCTCTGATTCAGACCATAGGGCGTACCGCCCGCAATGTCGATGCAACGGTCTGGCTGTATGCTGATACGATTACCCCTTCGATGCAGAAGGCGATTGACGAAACCCGCAGACGGCGTACAATGCAGCTGGAATACAATGCCCGTCACGGCATTACTCCGCAGACCATCCGCAAGGAGATTCAGCGAGGACTGGCTGAACAGCTTCGAGCCCGACAGGCGGCCCGCGAAGCGGTCGGTTTGGAGGACCGAGAGTACGACCGGGTGGAATTGATTGCCCAGCTGGAAAAGGAGATGCTCGAGGCGGCCGAGCAGCTGGAGTTTGAGCGGGCCGCCCGGCTGAGAGACCAGATTCGCCAGCTGAAGGAAATGCCTATTTTTGAGGCGGGAAAGAACCGTGCAGGCGGACGTCGCGGCAGCCCCGCAGGCCGGAAAAAACAAAATTGA